A genomic window from Triticum urartu cultivar G1812 chromosome 7, Tu2.1, whole genome shotgun sequence includes:
- the LOC125520468 gene encoding uncharacterized protein LOC125520468, which yields MEMRLHLHVLAILMIISARPPSVAGGLCRDSCGDVPVRYPLGIDDGCGSPYYRSMLTCADNTTLRLRTPSGTYPVSGADYADPHLVVTDPSMWTCARPFTAVHAAPFSLDTSTRFSLSPRNDHLFFNCDEERVIVAPRPAICDRYPDRCDSACDSAGYLCRNLPGCRGALEEGNMSCCAYRPRAAESLRAMLRHCEAYTTVYWRAVGDKFPPYDQVPDYGVRVDFEIPVTTRCLQCQDRRRGANGTCGFDPATRDFVCICDGGRNSTTDCADGRVTGHGASAGVVAATVVFSISAAIGIGGLVMYIRKMRSSKVVTCGVQSNENRFF from the exons ATGGAGATGCGTCTCCACCTCCATGTGCTGGCGATCCTCATGATCATCTCGGCGCGGCCTCCCTCCGTCGCTGGCGGGCTCTGCCGCGACAGCTGCGGCGACGTCCCGGTGCGCTACCCGCTGGGCATCGACGACGGCTGCGGCAGCCCGTACTACCGCAGCATGCTGACCTGCGCCGACAACACCACGCTCCGCCTCCGCACCCCATCCGGCACGTACCCGGTGTCCGGCGCCGACTACGCGGACCCGCACCTGGTGGTGACGGACCCGTCCATGTGGACCTGCGCGCGGCCCTTCACCGCCGTCCACGCCGCGCCCTTCAGCCTGGACACCAGCACCCGCTTCTCGCTGTCCCCGAGGAACGACCACCTCTTCTTCAACTGCGACGAGGAGCGGGTCATCGTGGCGCCGCGGCCGGCCATCTGCGACCGGTACCCGGACCGGTGCGACTCGGCGTGCGACAGCGCCGGGTACCTGTGCCGGAACCTGCCGGGCTGCCGCGGCGCGCTGGAGGAAGGCAACATGAGCTGCTGCGCGTACCGGCCCCGCGCGGCGGAGTCGCTGAGGGCCATGCTGCGGCACTGCGAGGCCTACACCACCGTGTACTGGCGCGCGGTGGGCGACAAGTTCCCGCCCTACGACCAGGTGCCGGACTACGGCGTCCGGGTGGACTTCGAGATCCCCGTCACCACGCGGTGCCTGCAGTGCCAGGACCGGCGCCGCGGCGCCAACGGCACCTGCGGCTTCGACCCCGCCACCAGGGACTTCGTCTGCATCTGCGACGGCGGCCGGAACTCCACCACGGACTGTGCAG ATGGCCGCGTCACAGGGCATGGAGCATCAGCCGGAGTTGTAGCTG CAACCGTCGTGTTCTCAATTTCGGCAGCGATCGGCATCGGGGGGCTCGTGATGTACATACGCAAGATGAGATCGAGCAAAGTGGTCACCTGCGGCGTCCAGAGTAACGAAAACAGATTCTTCTGA